Proteins from a genomic interval of Denticeps clupeoides chromosome 20, fDenClu1.1, whole genome shotgun sequence:
- the ppt2b gene encoding lysosomal thioesterase PPT2 produces the protein MWPRCVLGLCLVLAAAFGYRPVVIVHGLFDSSTDFIHLLSFINQTHPGTNVSVIDLFDRSASLQPLWKQVEGFKDAIYPIMQNAADGLHLICYSQGGLVCRGILSILSDHNVHSFISLSSPQAGQYGDTDYLKYLFPQFVKSKIYHVCYTSVGQRISICNYWNDPHHKEMYVNSSDFLAVLNSERPNPNATLWKNNFLRIRKLVLIGGPDDGVITPWQSSQFGFFDTNETVVDMKNQDVFLRDTFGLKTLYGRGDLVLCSMAGVEHVMWHSNETVFTTCMEKWLT, from the exons ATGTGGCCGCGCTGCGTCCTCGGTCTGTGCCTGGTTCTGGCGGCGGCGTTCGGGTACCGACCCGTCGTCATCGTCCACGGACTGTTCGACAGCTCCACTGACTTCATCCACCTGCTCAGCTTCATCAACCAG ACTCACCCTGGAACCAACGTGTCTGTGATCGACCTGTTTGATCGCAGCGCCAGTCTGCAGCCGCTGTGGAAGCAGGTGGAGGGATTCAAGGACGCCATTTACCCCATCATGCAGAATGCAGCAGACGGTCTCCACCTCATCTGCTACTCGCAAG GTGGATTGGTGTGTAGAGGAATCCTCTCCATCCTCTCAGACCACAACGTCCACTCCTTCATCTCACTGTCGTCCCCGCAGGCCGGCCAGTATGGAG ACACGGACTACCTGAAGTACCTGTTCCCACAGTTCGTCAAGTCCAAAATTTACCACGTCTGCTACACGTCTGTAGGCCAGAGGATCTCCATCTGCAACTACTGGAACG ACCCCCATCACAAGGAGATGTACGTCAACAGCAGCGACTTCCTGGCCGTCTTGAACAGCGAGAGGCCGAACCCCAATGCGACGC TGTGGAAGAACAACTTCCTGCGCATCAGGAAGCTGGTGTTAATCGGCGGGCCTGATGATGGTGTGATCACACCGTGGCAGTCCAG CCAGTTTGGGTTTTTTGATACAAACGAGACGGTTGTGGACATGAAGAACCAGGAT GTGTTCCTCAGGGACACGTTCGGTCTGAAGACGCTGTACGGCCGCGGGGACCTGGTCCTGTGTTCCATGGCCGGCGTGGAGCACGTCATGTGGCACTCCAACGAGACGGTGTTCACCACCTGCATGGAGAAGTGGCTGACGTAG
- the cratb gene encoding carnitine O-acetyltransferase b, with protein sequence MITRKLRPSFVCRAVLGPARPHSSAPPQPVPPLTQTLGRYLRALEPLLPQDELDHTRKMVQKFGQGGGLGEKLQQELEKRARHSHNWITDWWVRWAYLESRLPLAVHSNPAISLPRRDYSDWRGQLVFASKLIAGVLDFKYRVERGRLPVENIRGQLLCAELFPRLFSSCRIPGPKHDYVAHYGRSRRGPTHITVVRNYQFFQLDVYNSDGTPLTESQIHGQLLRIRSQSWKTDKEPMGILTSEHRHTWGQAYNRLLRDKINKESVRLIEKGLFTLCLDSPVMRISDDKYSSRMAAQILHGGGTYSNSGNRWFDKTLQFVVGEDGSWGLLYEQATAEGPPIATLLHHLLEFCKKPDRVRAPLVPLPMPKKLYFYIDPEIKWDIEMAKQNLDILINDLDINCFNFQRFGKEFPKQHNFSPNSFIQVALQLAYYRVHGELCASCETASLRMFRGGRTDYIRSPTNQSLKFVLAFDNPAVSKEAKVELLREAVEVHSELTEQALQGQGIDRHLLGLKLQAIEEGLSVPRIFMDTAYGLATHWKLRTGQVPSNTDSVMCFGPLVPDGYAVCYNPQPDHVHFSVTAFNCCEETNAEKLALTLETSLCHLQTLLQPPGA encoded by the exons ATGATAACGAGGAAATTGCGGCCATCTTTCGTGTGTCGG GCCGTCCTCGGACCCGCCCGTCCCCACTCCTCCGCGCCGCCCCAGCCGGTACCACCGTTGACCCAGACGCTGGGCAGGTACCTGCGCGCCCTGGAGCCGCTGCTGCCGCAGGACGAGCTGGACCACACGCGGAAGATGGTGCAGAAGTTCGGGCAGGGTGGCGGCCTGGGGGAGAagctgcagcaggagctggagaagaggGCCAGACACTCCCACAACTGG ATCACAGACTGGTGGGTTCGGTGGGCATATCTGGAGAGCCGCCTGCCGCTGGCCGTGCACTCGAACCCAGCCATCTCGCTCCCGCGCCGGGACTACAGCGACTGGAGGGGGCAGCTGGT gttTGCATCTAAGCTGATTGCTGGAGTACTGGACTTCAAATACCGAGTGGAGCG TGGGCGCCTACCGGTGGAGAACATCCGTGGACAGCTGCTTTGTGCGGAGCTGTTCCCTCGGCTCTTCTCCTCCTGCCGGATCCCGGGCCCCAAGCATGACTACGTGGCTCACTACGGGCGCTCACGCCGCGGCCCCACCCACATCACCGTGGTCCGCAACTACCAA TTCTTTCAGCTGGACGTGTACAACAGTGACGGAACGCCTCTGACGGAGAGCCAGATCCACGGACAGCTGCTGCGGATTCGCTCACAGTCATGGAAGACGGACAAGGAGCCCATGGGCATCCTGACAAGCGAGCACCGCCACACATGGGGCCAGGCGTACAACCGGCTGCTGCGAG ACAAGATCAATAAGGAGTCGGTGCGGCTGATTGAGAAGGGCCTGTTCACACTGTGCCTGGACTCCCCTGTCATGAGGATTTCAGATGACAA ATACTCCAGTCGAATGGCAGCTCAGATCCTGCACGGGGGCGGGACTTACTCTAACAGCGGGAACCGCTGGTTTGATAAAACTCTGCAG TTCGTGGTGGGGGAGGACGGGTCCTGGGGTCTCCTGTACGAGCAGGCGACGGCCGAGGGCCCACCCATAGCCACCCTGCTGCACCACCTGCTGGAGTTCTG taagAAGCCGGACCGGGTCCGAGCACCGCTCGTTCCTCTGCCGATGCCAAAGAAACTCTACTTCTACATCGACCCCGAGATCAAGTGGGATATTGAAATGGCCAAACAGAACCTGGACAT CCTGATTAACGACCTGGACATAAACTGCTTCAATTTCCAGCGCTTTGGTAAAGAGTTCCCTAAGCAGCACAACTTCAGCCCAAACTCCTTCATACAAGTGGCCCTACAGCTTGCCTACTACag GGTCCACGGCGAACTGTGCGCTTCCTGTGAAACCGCCTCGCTCAGAATGTTCCGAGGTGGCAGAACCGACTATATCCGCTCGCCCACCAACCAGAGCCTGAAGTTTGTTCTGGCGTTTGATAACCCTGCCGTCTCG AAAGAGGCAAAGGTGGAGCTGCTGCGTGAGGCGGTGGAGGTACACAGTGAACTGACTGAGCAG GCTCTGCAGGGTCAGGGCATTGACCGCCACCTCCTGGGCCTGAAGTTGCAGGCCATCGAGGAGGGACTCAGTGTGCCCAGAATTTTCATGGACACAGCATACGGCCTGGCCACCCACTGGAAACTCCGAACAGGACAA GTGCCCTCCAACACAGACAGCGTGATGTGCTTCGGCCCGCTGGTCCCTGACGGCTACGCCGTGTGCTACAACCCCCAGCCTGACCACGTCCACTTCTCCGTCACAGCGTTCAACTGCTGCGAGGAGACCAATGCCGAGAAGCTTGCTCTCACCCTGGAGACCTCGCTGTGCCACCTGCAGACACTGCTGCAGCCGCCCGGGGCGTAG
- the LOC114769858 gene encoding actin cytoskeleton-regulatory complex protein pan1-like encodes MSVSSLPEWKQLLLERKRREEEERERREKEEEERLASMPAWKRGIIQRRKAKQEGAGEKDREGGLHGVDDGLAENLSPGPPGGEPTLRLEAERPRFTTDPLKKYSRVSTETIGPICQNPFMRFQCGWRRGKEVEKGGEGGLEKGDEQENEGGVHRGRDIAPKDERYRDRRDSCRESAKEKEWEREAARARKADKDAENLYPGLRTIRADNIIIIEKDRKDHEREENRQRGGERENEERQEVGEKRGMRMDLKEILASRGSVTEIRATEVLIIKPGTDDRITASSKEGEEKQGHERRSSRESTFESGWDKEKDGGWGMGDPEKKRDVVGVKESGVPPRTQGIGHKAEKECSSGGGGRVSQLLSKFGEHPKPPSRSKSIDCFVRLGRGRASFGDSDDLCGRRAAREEEVMARGVPKRSFSFSDRVISGRKNGQLEEGENERRVIERTYSERRVPTRPRLTGDEPERDNKPKVLQRWRYEEKQAAKQEKPTEVEMTVGRELEDDVEASETSEPHGGGYAGWIMKVEPDEGFTMASIKSIEGIAFARRVHIRQEAREKSIEVETTQYREEDRETDQAGRVAEVGHEMDELSERDINRDRVIQWERQIQVRIEETKETSCPSRRLSSSGLPSSQSVFSKNTEELICKTGQRREQAMQQELWRATQACMYVDADVTRDTDVEENSEAQHIEGESEGMMHTHHDSHPDRNREEHPVIPKSPKHSAWSGQSPAEGDVHIPRNVFYGVDYSSERTSEATGGVERRESWRAGRPLTRIESLRERIRQREMERQRCSNPDGDEGERGESEGKDDEKEEGRRRRRKDEEDKWAAAVMDRELRAERDRRQEEPAHLTDVTQEATTSSLSPPLPVPLSVSQSPSVDEEDRASAVAAAFSGLRTIDRDEEEPKQHVARRRPLLTDRSPGGGGEDKEGDKLAEEAYLAPSSRSPSPASSPSSSPPLPLSLAAMSRIYNLKTVGSRTAVCIGDRVQPFHQVASKETSTTGTQGETQERPWPAEPLSEKVSRAEEAFVQRQVEQLQLGDQEVPWPPHADREAEHSTQKPDLQREKEGARGHHPQARGVQVKEQTTPAGPRGPPSQLRFPKSQPKQNQAKSFTVSPRSGLLPPGPKKHLDRGVPPAPAPSPSSPPPSHSPSPSPPLFSIRSASSAAGKRGTTITITPKKAAGASAPASGPARVQAPARVQAPAGAAPGEGGKKRYPTAEEIEVIGGYQRLEKSCLLKNRGAAHRGVKVCFDETRLERVCEYPSESSLLAFLPCSPLLGAESGGEERAQGQEDEEDEEEEEEEKGRFVSGAGNVGAKAARVLRVDESCRH; translated from the exons ATGTCTGTTTCCTCGCTGCCGGAATGGAAGCAACTGCTGCTGGAGCgcaagaggagagaggaggaggaacgcGAGAGAAGggaaaaggaagaagaggagaggcTGGCCAGCATGCCCGCCTGGAAGCGAGGGATCATCCAGCGCAGGAAGGCAAAGCAGGAGGGCGCTGGAGAGAAGGACCGGGAGGGGGGATTACACGGCGTGGACGACGGCCTGGCAGAGAACCTGTCCCCTGGCCCGCCGGGGGGAGAGCCCACACTCAGGCTGGAAGCAGAGCGGCCTCGGTTTACCACGGACCCCCTCAAGAAGTACAGCCGAGTTTCCACTGAAACTATAGGCCCCATCTGTCAGAACCCATTCATGCGCTTTCAGTGTGGATggaggagagggaaggaggtggAGAAAGGTGGAGAGGGGGGTCTTGAAAAGGGGGACGAGCAGGAGAACGAGGGTGGTGTCCACAGAGGAAGGGACATCGCTCCAAAGGATGAAAGATACAGAGACAGAAGAGATTCATGCAGGGAATCAGCGAAGGAGAAAGAATGGGAAAGGGAAGCAGCAAGAGCAAGAAAAGCAGACAAGGACGCAGAGAACCTTTACCCAGGCCTGCGCACGATCAGGGCAGATAATATTATCATCATTGAGAAGGACAGGAAGGACCATGAGAGAGAAGAGAACCGTCAGAGGGGCGGGGAGCGGGAGAACGAGGAGAGGCAGGAGGTGGGGGAGAAAAGAGGGATGAGGATGGATCTGAAGGAGATCTTGGCAAGCAGAGGGAGTGTGACAGAGATCAGAGCAACTGAGGTGCTAATCATTAAGCCCGGAACAGATGACAGAATCACAGCTTCTTcgaaggagggagaggagaagcaAGGACATGAGCGGAGAAGCTCAAGGGAGAGCACGTTTGAGTCGGGGTGGGACAAGGAAAAAGATGGGGGATGGGGGATGGGGGATCCCGAGAAGAAGAGAGACGTTGTAGGCGTGAAAGAGTCAGGGGTCCCGCCCAGGACACAGGGGATCGGCCATAAAGCAGAGAAAGAGTGTAGCAGCGGCGGAGGAGGCCGGGTGAGCCAGCTTCTCAGCAAATTTGGGGAGCATCCCAAACCCCCGTCCAGATCCAAGAGCATCGACTGCTTCGTCCGGCTAGGCAGAGGGCGGGCCAGTTTTGGGGACAGTGATGACCTCTGTGGGCGAAGGGCGGCGAGGGAGGAGGAAGTGATGGCCAGGGGGGTGCCCAAGCGATCCTTCAGCTTTTCTGACCGGGTCATTTCGGGCAGGAAAAACGGCCAACTGGAGGAAGGGGAAAACGAACGGAGGGTGATAGAGAGAACGTACTCTGAGAGGAGGGTCCCCACCAGGCCCCGGCTCACTGGAGATGAGCCAGAGAGGGACAACAAGCCCAAAGTGCTTCAGAGATGGCGGTACGAGGAGAAGCAAGCAGCGAAACAAGAGAAACCCACTGAGGTGGAGATGACTGTTGGAAGGGAGTTGGAGGATGACGTGGAGGCTTCAGAAACATCTGAGCCGCACGGTGGGGGATACGCTGGGTGGATCATGAAGGTGGAACCAGACGAGGGCTTCACCATGGCATCTATTAAAAGTATCGAGGGCATCGCTTTCGCCCGTAGGGTCCACATAAGACAGGAAGCCAGAGAAAAATCGATCGAGGTGGAGACGACACAATACAGAGAGGAGGATAGAGAGACAGACCAGGCAGGAAGGGTGGCAGAGGTTGGGCATGAGATGGATGAATTATCAGAGAGGGACATCAATAGAGACAGGGTCATACAGTGGGAGAGGCAAATCCAGGTAAGGATAGaggaaacaaaagaaacaagCTGTCCCTCCAGAAGACTGTCTTCATCAGGACTCCCTTCAAGCCAGAGTGTCTTCTCAAAAAATACAGAAGAGCTGATCTGTAAGACGGGACAAAGAAGAGAACAAGCAATGCAGCAAGAGCTCTGGAGAGCCACTCAGGCGTGCATGTATGTGGATGCAGATGTCACACGTGACACGGATGTTGAAGAGAACAGTGAAGCCCAGCACATTGAAGGTGAATCAGAAGGCATGATGCACACCCACCATGACAGCCACCCAGATCGTAACCGCGAAGAACATCCAGTCATTCCGAAGTCCCCAAAGCACTCTGCGTGGTCAGGTCAGTCTCCGGCTGAAGGTGATGTACACATACCCAGGAACGTGTTCTATGGTGTGGACTATTCGTCGGAGAGGACAAGTGAAGCAACTGGAGGTGTGGAACGAAGGGAGAGCTGGAGGGCCGGCCGTCCTCTGACCCGCATTGAGTCGCTGCGTGAGAGAATCCGTcagagggagatggagaggcAGAGATGTTCCAACCCAGATGGGGATGAAGGTGAAAGGGGAGAAAGTGAAGGGAAGGACGATGAGAAGGAAGAGGGGAGGCGGAGAAGGAGAAAGGACGAGGAGGACAAGTGGGCCGCTGCAGTGATGGATCGAGAGCTGAGAGCAGAGAGGGACCGGAGACAGGAAGAACCTGCGCATCTGACTGACGTCACACAGGAAGCAACCACGTCGAGCCTCAGCcctccacttcctgttcctctGTCGGTCTCGCAGTCACCCTCCGTAGACGAGGAAGATCGTGCCAGTGCAGTTGCAGCAGCTTTTTCCGGTCTCCGCACAATAGACCGAGACGAGGAGGAACCCAAGCAACATGTAGCTCGGAGACGACCGTTGCTGACCGACAGGAGtccaggaggtggaggagaagacaAGGAGGGGGACAAGTTGGCGGAGGAAGCGTACCTCGCTCCGTCCTCAAGATCTCCTTCACCCGCCAGCTCTCCCTCGTCTTCCCCaccactccctctctctctggctgcCATGAGTCGGATCTACAACCTGAAGACAGTGGGCTCGAGGACTGCCGTCTGCATCGGTGACAGGGTGCAACCTTTCCACCAGGTGGCCTCCAAGGAGACCAGCACGACGGGAACGCAGGGTGAAACCCAGGAGCGTCCGTGGCCCGCCGAACCCCTGAGCGAGAAGGTCTCGCGGGCTGAGGAGGCATTTGTGCAGCGGcaggtggagcagctgcagctcgGAGACCAGGAAGTCCCGTGGCCGCCGCACGCCGACAGAGAGGCGGAGCACTCAACGCAGAAGCCTGACCTCCAAAGAGAAAAGGAAGGTGCGAGGGGTCACCACCCCCAGGCCAGAGGGGTCCAGGTGAAGGAGCAGACTACACCAGCGGGTCCAAGAGGCCCTCCGTCCCAGCTGCGCTTCCCCAAATCCCAGCCCAAGCAGAACCAGGCGAAGTCATTCACCGTCAGCCCCAGAAGCGGCCTGTTACCACCGGGCCCCAAAAAACATCTTGACCGCGGGGTTCCCCCTGCTCCGGCACCCTCCCCATCCTCCCCTCCACCCTCCCactccccgtccccgtccccgccgCTGTTTTCTATCAGGAGCGCTTCATCAGCGGCCGGCAAGAGGGGCACCACCATCACGATCACCCCGAAGAAAGCGGCAGGAGCATCAGCGCCGGCCTCGGGGCCCGCCAGGGTCCAGGCGCCCGCCAGGGTCCAGGCGCCCGCCGGCGCGGCACCGGGCGAGGGGGGCAAGAAGCGGTACCCCACGGCGGAGGAGATCGAGGTGATCGGCGGCTACCAGAGACTGGAGAAGTCCTGCCTGCTCAAAAACAGGGGTGCAGCACACAGAGGG GTGAAGGTGTGTTTCGACGAGACTCGGCTGGAGCGGGTGTGTGAGTACCCGTCCGAGAGCTCGCTGCTGGCCTTCCTCCCCTGTTCCCCTCTCCTGGGAGCCGAGAGCGGGGGGGAGGAGAGGGCACAGGggcaggaggacgaggaggatgaggaggaggaggaggaagagaaaggaCGGTTCGTGTCCGGTGCCGGGAATGTGGGGGCTAAAGCGGCCCGTGTCCTGAGAGTGG atgagtCGTGTCGACACTAG
- the LOC114770491 gene encoding nurim-like, translated as MAAESLRGAARPVFVACVALGSFAFVFVTGADFVRFVSFRAIYHNITGGPALCRDSVSWSLVLRDVSVLKALCVDVGLLGLFTVQHSLLAWSPVKQACGSVLGSLNRAVYCAATAATLQLLMHFWQPVTGAPCLWSVRHAPWDIWFPLICFTLHFLCWAVIFSILLIFDYPELLGLKQVYYDCLGLGDPLALKSARAQRLYAHLRHPVCLELLVVLWLLPTFPLDRLLLAAYLSAYVALGHSLDAQDYAYLRSQLRSKLQLFCPPPGGAPQEPGSGRGKD; from the exons ATGGCGGCGGAGTCgctgcgcggcgcggcgcgtccCGTTTTCGTCGCCTGCGTGGCGCTCGGCAGCTTCGCGTTCGTGTTCGTGACGGGCGCCGACTTCGTGCGCTTCGTCTCCTTCAGGGCGATTTACCACAACATCACCGGCGGGCCCGCGCTGTGCCGAG aTTCTGTGTCGTGGTCCCTGGTTTTGCGGGACGTCTCTGTCCTCAAGGCCTTGTGTGTGGACGTTGGCCTGCTGGGTCTCTTCACGGTCCAGCACAGCCTCCTGGCCTGGTCGCCGGTCAAGCAGGCGTGTGGGTCCGTCCTGGGCTCCCTGAACCGCGCCGTGTACTGCGCCGCCACCGCTGCGACCCTGCAG TTATTGATGCATTTCTGGCAGCCGGTGACGGGCGCCCCCTGCCTGTGGTCTGTGCGCCATGCACCGTGGGACATCTGGTTCCCTCTGATCTGCTTCACCCTTCACTTCTTGTGCTGGGCCGTCATCTTCAGCATACTGCTGATATTCGACTACCCTGAGCTGCTGGGACTCAAACAG GTGTATTATGACTGCCTCGGACTGGGCGACCCCTTGGCCCTCAAGTCGGCGCGTGCCCAGCGCCTCTATGCCCACCTGCGCCACCCCGTGTGTCTGGAGCTCCTGGTGGTGCTGTGGCTCCTGCCCACCTTCCCCCTGGACAGGCTGCTGCTGGCGGCGTACCTGTCCGCCTACGTGGCGCTGGGCCACTCGCTGGACGCCCAGGACTACGCCTACCTGAGGTCGCAGCTGCGCAGCAAGCTGCAGCTCTTCTGcccgccgccagggggcgccccGCAGGAGCCCGGCTCCGGTCGCGGGAAGGACTGA
- the LOC114770726 gene encoding CUB domain-containing protein 1-like, with protein MRSPLLALCALLAARLSASQEMTVDPQVSSETTPAVPLVTSPGSEPDPTAVPTQAAEPRGRSMDVTSDATFTISKKPGAAACQACVRDSQPPSCSPPDLKLNGPLSTVLDFSCAQPEEAFRVEFNQEIECTQDQCSSDIHADSAHFPDFSRSFTWDVKVPSSMLFQLDFPDPGMRQISPSDTCPDQHTFTIILYQRTGVTNIGTFCRNGTISHIQIRYKGRVTLSLPGHILLNMSAIKVSLGPSSKSIATVEALLPRGHSLTEFFSANYPAGFPTEDQMRWNFTVPPMHNATILFLETTLPQCQMGSATVEYLQEGKAAVSKAVTDAQPVNLQGEVDMVLHNCRTTGSQPLVLRFNVSVYSSNQPRLCTVVMPEGLTLTIENRNAQSYCEMKMDSAVKEFITVLPKTSTTLSFLDCPSEDLLLTVSSTFECASLPDCSVNGALLSIPTLDSCLPAPIQKVTWLLRPPTNSTLDLASPKGGLRQSLPGQECNSGSSLFLSEADGSMLGQFCSPGSISKVQLSRNVVVSATPPATAASQVKKGRNLGNEQAALLSVSFSEGETEGMVYQLSPTISSPTLLATPGWPDGMAASSTASWLVQLPDQYDANLVLANISQPKCGVGQTSIRVQQLDTNEVVLSSTGGGDGEDQVKLSRSFSVRMSNCRPQQGGFSSLGRISLEKKGKMLMNIILAVLVAVLTIAFIVLAIVCAKKQHKKKQMKANRLSMYNPKGQLFRPADDVLRSPAGEETNVYEAIDDTMVYSHLLGDAGQNGTETDCFRPPAVDTYRSFTGPTDQKPPVPELPPDTRKPVLGMFLNTAESFVPAHTPLGPQGSLGYQDSRMVDNELYTFKSSGEPNTTCLQTKESLPLPYYDDDEWDDDEDED; from the exons ATGCGGTCCCCGCTGCTGGCGCTCTGCGCGCTGCTGGCTGCGCGCCTCTCAG CGAGTCAGGAAATGACTGTGGACCCTCAAGTGTCTTCAGAAACCACACCTGCTGTACCTCTGGTTACTTCTCCTGGGAGTGAACCCGATCCCACGGCCGTCCCCACCCAAGCCGCCGAACCCC GGGGCAGGAGCATGGACGTGACCTCTGACGCCACCTTCACCATCAGTAAAAAGCCCGGGGCAGCGGCGTGCCAGGCGTGCGTCCGGGACAGCCAGCCTCCGTCCTGCTCTCCACCGGACCTGAAGCTGAACGGGCCCCTCAGCACCGTGCTTGACTTCAGCTGCGCTCAGCCGGAGGAGGCCTTCCGGGTTGAGTTCAACCAGGAGATCG AATGCACACAGGACCAGTGCAGCAGTGACATCCACGCCGACTCCGCCCACTTCCCAGACTTCAGCCGGAGCTTCACCTGGGACGTCAAAGTCCCCTCGTCGATGTTGTTCCAGCTGGACTTCCCGGATCCTGGCATGAGACAGATCTCTCCTTCAGACACGTGTCCTGACCAGCACACCTTCACAATCATCTTATACCAGCGCACCGGAGTCACCAATATCGGCACCTTCTGCAGAAACGGCACCATTTCCCACATCCAAATTCGCTACAAGGGCAGGGTGACCCTGTCCCTCCCAGGACACATACTGCTGAACATGTCTGCCATCAAGGTGTCACTTGGACCTTCTTCTAAGT CAATAGCCACTGTGGAAGCCCTGCTGCCTCGTGGACACTCCCTCACCGAATTCTTCTCAGCCAACTACCCTGCCGGCTTCCCGACCGAGGACCAGATGCGGTGGAACTTCACCGTCCCGCCAATGCACAATGCTACCATTTTATTCCTAGAGACCACGCTACCACAGTGCCAGATGGGTTCCGCCACCGTGGAGTACCTGCAGGAAGGCAAGGCAGCGGTTAGCAAAGCCGTGACTGACGCACAGCCTGTGAACCTGCAGGGCGAGGTGGACATGGTCCTTCATAACTGCAGGACAACAGGCAGTCAGCCCCTCGTGCTCCGATTCAACGTGTCTGTGTACAGCAGCAACCAGCCAC GTTTGTGCACCGTGGTCATGCCAGAGGGACTGACCCTCACCATCGAGAACAGAAACGCCCAGTCCTACTGCGAGATGAAAATGGACTCTGCAGTCAAGGAGTTCATCACAGTCCTTCCGAAGACCAGTACCACCCTGTCCTTCCTGGACTGTCCCAGCGAGGACCTGCTCCTCACAGTCAGCAGTACCTTTG AATGTGCGAGTCTGCCCGACTGCTCTGTGAACGGGGCTCTCCTCTCCATCCCCACCCTGGACAGCTGCCTCCCAGCACCCATCCAGAAAGTCACTTGGCTGCTCCGCCCCCCAACCAACAGCACCCTGGACCTGGCGTCCCCTAAAGGAGGCCTGCGGCAGTCCCTCCCAGGGCAGGAATGCAACTCTGGCTCCTCCTTGTTCCTTTCTGAGGCAGATGGATCCATGCTGGGCCAGTTCTGCTCTCCTGGGTCAATCAGTAAAGTCCAGCTGAGCAGGAACGTGGTGGTTTCAGCCACGCCCCCAGCAACAGCTGCGTCACAGGTGAAAAAGGGGCGGAACCTAGGAAACGAGCAAGCAGCCCTCCTCAGCGTGTCCTTCAGCGAGGGGGAGACTG AGGGCATGGTTTACCAGCTGAGCCCCACCATCAGCAGCCCGACGCTCCTGGCCACTCCCGGCTGGCCTGATGGCATGGCGGCGTCCTCCACTGCATCCTGGCTGGTGCAGCTCCCGGACCAGTACGATGCCAACCTGGTCCTCGCCAATATCAGCCAGCCCAAGTGCGGCGTGGGACAGACGAGCATCAGGGTGCAGCAGCTAGACACGAACGAGGTCGTCCTGAGCAGCACGGGGGGCGGGGACGGCGAGGACCAGGTGAAGCTCTCCAGGAGTTTCTCAGTCCGCATGTCCAACTGCCGACCCCAGCAGGGTGGCTTCAGCTCTCTGGGACGCATCTCTCTGGAGAAGAAGGGCA agaTGCTGATGAACATCATCCTCGCCGTCCTCGTTGCTGTGCTGACCATCGCGTTCATAGTGCTGGCGATCGTCTGTGCCAAGAAGCA GCATAAGAAGAAGCAGATGAAGGCCAACCGGCTGTCCATGTACAACCCTAAAGGTCAGCTGTTTCGTCCAGCGGACGATGTCCTCAGGTCCCCAGCCGGCGAAGAGACCAACGTGTACGAAGCCATCGATGACACCATGGTGTACAGCCACCTGCTGGGGGACGCTGGGCAGAACGGGACGGAGACGGACTGTTTCAGGCCCCCTGCGGTGGACACCTACCGTTCCTTCACCGGACCCACTGACCAAAAGCCGCCCGTCCCCGAGCTGCCCCCGGATACAAGGAAACCGGTGCTCGGAATGTTCCTGAACACGGCCGAGTCGTTTGTGCCGGCCCACACCCCACTGGGACCGCAGGGGAGTCTGGGATATCAGGACAGCAGGATGGTGGACAATGAGCTGTATACATTTAAAAGCAGCGGCGAACCAAACACCACGTGCCTCCAGACCAAAGAGTCCCTACCACTTCCTTATTACGACGACGACGAGTGGGACGATGACGAAGACGAAGATTAG
- the LOC114770727 gene encoding tetranectin-like: MDFRRTCLLLGVTLLFLGHSTSQQMPAKNMVKNEPQQNALLKDLQLQVLDIVKEVHLLKEQLALQIVCLKGDKLYGKCILAEAAKKRYHAASEDCNAKGGVLATPSSHDENQKLHDYVRRTIGPEEQIWLGINDIQTEGVWTDQTGSSVTYKNWDPSFSSSGDRALNCAVLSAGDGGKWLDENCREERASVCEFNIV; encoded by the exons ATGGACTTCAGACGCACCTGTCTCCTGCTTGGAGTGACCCTTCTCTTCTTGGGTCACTCTACATCTCAACAGATGCCTGCAAAGAACATGgttaaaaatg AACCTCAGCAGAACGCTCTCCTAAAGGATCTTCAGCTGCAGGTCTTGGACATTGTAAAGGAGGTTCATCTTCTGAAGGAGCAGCTGGCTCTGCAGATCG TGTGCTTAAAGGGAGACAAACTCTATGGCAAGTGCATTCTGGCTGAAGCGGCTAAGAAGCGCTACCATGCAGCCAGTGAGGACTGCAACGCCAAGGGTGGGGTCCTTGCCACCCCATCATCCCACGACGAGAACCAGAAGCTTCACGACTACGTCCGCCGGACCATAGGTCCCGAGGAGCAGATCTGGTTGGGCATCAACGACATCCAAACCGAGGGAGTCTGGACGGACCAGACCGGATCCAGCGTGACTTACAAGAACTGGGACCCTTCGTTCAGCTCCAGTGGTGACCGCGCCCTGAATTGTGCTGTGCTCTCTGCTGGGGACGGTGGGAAGTGGCTGGATGAGAACTGTAGAGAGGAGCGGGCTTCTGTCTGCGAGTTCAACATCGTGTGA